A window of the Planococcus citri chromosome 4, ihPlaCitr1.1, whole genome shotgun sequence genome harbors these coding sequences:
- the LOC135845405 gene encoding uncharacterized protein LOC135845405, with protein sequence MVEANENAAYPDENPLVFYSNPGQLQELACIATIASVWYRQMDTNHADITPEKLIDVDYSEFARLPSVLKQMIKELIPAVERSFKRWLYFHHLNVFSYRNTDALVFNLMAFISWRADGTISYEQTAKKMIESDMLSDTEKYRIACLYCFVDDVKKLWPMETAADHPLIQYWNYRMSGKPCEIPLDPGCSCIEASLLKHIDADTRSGFEYLWGFLTDEERVTTVIQISNRYSSYGPQVFLTDALCKLNERQLEHTVNRCADIIFRSMVRNWRDLLIQFWSRVKKMVRNDHFYTIIRAFVWWDLRCIEERGGSAFQGYNFAFEMWISAPSALKNYILDNHLREILNLLLGFLKNESHRLPFQDIRFLIELLSSTSQANRDRFWKENWREILRISPKRTQQIMKLCLRSDDEIALFKTSQLISQIEEYCLKMVNGGNFSDLSDFLELCFDDPVVVFTHRVSVLKSKELLVHFINNCCFPPLEKWNTFEAFLKETFPDTNELNEFKRNLIFGEESMAYFRSLQHSWHFRSLALFVDHVLSSMPELLSLAKNRFLELSRDFLILGELRYVSRIDDWNNFIKWCVDNDDSAVENFKLSLPVEQIFNASFEKCSALAKNFGRTNLFDGMEWLKWVFPTQKALQNFKLGRLGAHEDIPQIRSVFESNDVELIDNVLMWFFNDDKVQVGEFKVSLNRAMFLKLKQRSTTKSLNVTLYRLRQEEFPEASSSRAKLRKRKKRYQTDNSEVSSYRAKLRKRKTASK encoded by the coding sequence ATGGTGGAAGCAAACGAAAACGCTGCATATCCGGACGAGAATCCATTGGTTTTCTACTCAAACCCTGGCCAGCTGCAGGAGTTGGCTTGCATCGCTACAATAGCTTCCGTATGGTATCGTCAAATGGATACTAATCATGCTGACATTACCCCAGAAAAGCTAATAGATGTGGATTACTCAGAATTCGCTCGGCTGCCTTCAGTTCTCAAGCAAATGATCAAAGAACTTATCCCTGCGGTAGAAAGGTCTTTCAAGAGATGGCTCTACTTTCACCACCTTAATGTTTTTTCGTATCGCAATACAGATGCCcttgttttcaatttaatgGCGTTTATTTCGTGGCGTGCCGATGGAACAATTAGTTATGAGCAAACGGCTAAAAAAATGATCGAGTCCGATATGTTGAGTGACACTGAGAAATACAGAATCGCGTGTTTGTACTGTTTCGTCGACGATGTCAAAAAACTATGGCCGATGGAGACTGCTGCTGATCATCCGCTGATTCAGTATTGGAATTATCGTATGAGTGGAAAGCCGTGCGAGATTCCGCTGGATCCGGGTTGTAGCTGTATCGAAGCTTCGTTGTTGAAACACATAGACGCTGATACTCGGTCAGGGTTCGAGTATCTTTGGGGATTTTTAACCGACGAAGAACGAGTGACAACGGTTATACAAATAAGTAATCGCTATAGTTCCTACGGTCCTCAGGTATTCTTGACGGACGCGCTGTGTAAATTGAACGAACGTCAACTCGAGCATACAGTGAATAGGTGTGCTGACATTATTTTCCGCTCGATGGTACGCAATTGGAGAGATTTGTTGATTCAATTTTGGAGTCGCGTGAAGAAAATGGTCAGAAATGACCATTTCTACACAATAATCCGTGCTTTTGTGTGGTGGGATCTGAGATGTATTGAAGAGCGAGGAGGATCGGCTTTTCAAGGATACAATTTCGCTTTCGAGATGTGGATCAGTGCACCGAGTGCGCTGAAAAATTATATACTGGATAATCATTTGCGAGAAATATTGAACCTGTTGCTCGGTTTTCTCAAGAATGAGAGTCACCGTCTGCCTTTTCaagacatcagatttttgatcgaGTTGTTGTCGTCAACGAGTCAAGCCAATAGGGACagattttggaaagaaaactgGCGAGAAATCCTGCGTATATCCCCAAAGCGTACGCAACAGATCATGAAGTTGTGCCTTCGGAGTGATGATGAGATAGCCTTGTTTAAGACATCCCAATTAATCTCACAAATTGAAGAATACTGTTTAAAAATGGTGAACGGTGGGAATTTCAGTGATCTGAGCGATTTTCTTGAGTTATGTTTCGACGATCCGGTTGTGGTTTTCACTCACAGAGTGAGCGTCTTGAAATCGAAAGAACTGCTCGTGCATTTCATCAATAATTGTTGCTTTCCTCCGCTGGAAAAATGGAATACTTTTGAAGCATTTCTCAAGGAGACTTTTCCCGATACAAATGAATTAAACGAGTTCAAAAGAAACTTGATCTTCGGCGAAGAGTCGATGGCATATTTTCGGAGCTTGCAACATAGCTGGCATTTCAGAAGTCTCGCACTTTTTGTCGACCATGTTCTCTCCTCGATGCCAGAATTATTATCCTTGGCTAAAAACAGATTCTTGGAGTTGAGTCGTGATTTCTTAATTTTAGGCGAGTTGCGATACGTGAGTAGGATCGATGattggaataatttcatcaaatggtgtGTGGATAATGATGATTCGGCTGTGGAGAATTTCAAGCTGTCGTTACCCGTTGAGCAGATTTTCAACGCTTCTTTTGAGAAATGTTCGGCGCTTGCAAAGAATTTTGGAAGAACGAACCTTTTTGATGGGATGGAATGGCTGAAGTGGGTTTTCCCTACGCAAAAagctttacaaaattttaaacttggtAGACTTGGCGCTCACGAAGATATTCCGCAGATCAGATCGGTATTCGAATCGAACGATGTGGAACTGATCGATAATGTTTTGATGTGGTTTTTTAACGATGATAAAGTGCAAGTGGGAGAGTTCAAAGTTTCCTTGAATCGTGCCatgtttctaaaattgaaacaaagatCTACAACGAAAAGTTTGAATGTAACTTTGTATCGTTTGAGACAAGAAGAGTTTCCTGAAGCGTCTTCGTCCCGGGCGAAGTTGAGGAAACGAAAGAAGCGATACCAAACGGATAATTCGGAGGTTTCATCCTATCGTGCGAAATTGCGCAAGCGGAAAACCGCCTCTAAataa